One stretch of Lacimicrobium alkaliphilum DNA includes these proteins:
- a CDS encoding malic enzyme-like NAD(P)-binding protein — protein MSDFRQKALDYHSKPVPGKISVELTKPAESVGDLALAYSPGVAEPVKEIAANPDAVYQYTAKGNMVAVISNGTAILGLGNLGPMASKPVMEGKALLFKRFAGLDAIDIEVRHRTTEEFITTVANIADTFGGINLEDIKAPECFEIEQELIKRCRIPVFHDDQHGTAIVTAAGMLNALEIQGKNIHDVTIVCMGAGAAAVACMELLIKCGAQRERIYMLDRKGVIHTRRDDLTPHKQFFANNTDKRTLEDVMEDADVFVGVSGPDVLPPETLKLMAPNPVVFACSNPDPEIRPDLAHAARDDLIMATGRSDYPNQVNNVLCFPFIFRGALDVRASTINDEMKVAAVEAIRSIAKEPVSEAVLKASGVDSLTFGREYIIPKPMDPRLCQRVAKTVAQAAIDTGVARIETLPKGYME, from the coding sequence ATGTCTGACTTTCGTCAAAAAGCCTTGGACTACCATTCCAAGCCCGTCCCCGGAAAAATCAGTGTTGAGCTGACTAAGCCAGCAGAGAGTGTCGGCGATCTGGCCCTGGCATACAGCCCGGGTGTGGCTGAGCCGGTAAAAGAAATTGCCGCTAATCCCGATGCGGTGTACCAGTACACGGCAAAGGGCAATATGGTGGCGGTGATCTCCAACGGCACCGCGATTCTGGGGCTCGGTAACCTTGGTCCCATGGCCTCCAAGCCGGTGATGGAAGGTAAGGCATTATTGTTTAAACGCTTTGCCGGGCTGGATGCCATAGACATCGAAGTCAGGCATCGTACCACTGAAGAATTTATTACCACTGTGGCCAATATTGCCGATACCTTCGGTGGTATTAACTTAGAAGATATCAAGGCACCGGAGTGTTTTGAGATTGAACAGGAACTGATCAAGCGCTGCCGTATTCCGGTTTTCCATGATGATCAGCATGGCACAGCCATTGTAACGGCTGCCGGCATGCTGAATGCGCTGGAGATTCAGGGCAAGAATATTCATGATGTCACCATTGTGTGCATGGGCGCCGGCGCTGCGGCTGTGGCCTGTATGGAGCTTTTGATAAAATGTGGTGCCCAGCGTGAGCGTATTTATATGCTCGACAGAAAAGGGGTGATTCACACCCGCCGTGATGATTTGACCCCTCATAAGCAGTTTTTTGCCAATAACACCGATAAGCGTACCCTTGAAGATGTGATGGAAGATGCCGATGTGTTTGTGGGCGTATCGGGCCCTGATGTGTTGCCGCCGGAGACCCTTAAGCTGATGGCTCCAAACCCGGTGGTGTTTGCCTGCTCTAACCCGGATCCTGAAATCAGGCCGGATCTGGCTCATGCTGCCAGAGACGATTTGATTATGGCCACCGGTCGTTCTGACTATCCTAATCAGGTTAACAATGTGCTTTGTTTCCCCTTTATCTTTCGTGGAGCGCTGGATGTCAGGGCGTCGACCATTAATGATGAGATGAAAGTGGCGGCGGTTGAGGCCATTCGCAGTATCGCTAAAGAGCCGGTTTCTGAAGCGGTGCTTAAGGCCTCCGGAGTGGATTCACTGACCTTTGGTCGGGAGTATATTATTCCCAAGCCTATGGATCCGAGGTTGTGCCAGCGGGTAGCGAAAACCGTTGCTCAGGCCGCCATCGATACCGGCGTGGCCCGTATTGAAACCCTGCCGAAAGGGTATATGGAATAA
- a CDS encoding amidohydrolase: MKPSILFIALLSAAPFAQADKVSDRAAELEPQVIEWRRHFHQYPELSNREFETAKYIEKYLRSLGLPVQTGVAKTGVVAVLDTGKPGPTIALRADMDGLPVPEQNELPFRSEAIGEYNGNEVPVMHACGHDTHMAMLMGAAKILTEMKSELTGKIKFVFQPAEEGAPAGEEGGAELMVKEGVMKDVDVIFGLHISSDTDVGVVEYRHGGIMAAVDPFKIVVRGKQAHGAYPWLSVDPITTAAQIVMGLQTIVSRELPLTEDAAVVTIGSIHGGNRSNIIPNEVELVGTIRTLNQDMRDQLHQAVHRKATSIAESMRAEAEVTLPLDYSYPVTYNDPALMDKMLPTLHRTAGEGKVKEVKAVTGAEDFSFFQQEVPGVYLFVGGKPLDLPREQAPAHHTPEFKIDEAGMKLGVELLTNLTLDYMKSEE; encoded by the coding sequence ATGAAACCCAGCATCCTGTTTATTGCACTGCTCAGTGCAGCGCCCTTTGCCCAGGCTGATAAAGTCAGTGACAGAGCCGCCGAGCTCGAGCCCCAGGTCATTGAGTGGCGCCGACACTTTCATCAATACCCTGAATTATCGAATCGCGAATTTGAAACCGCCAAATATATTGAAAAGTATCTGCGTAGTCTGGGTTTACCGGTGCAGACAGGCGTCGCCAAAACGGGCGTGGTGGCAGTGCTGGACACAGGCAAGCCTGGTCCCACTATTGCCCTGCGAGCGGATATGGACGGATTACCGGTACCGGAACAAAACGAACTGCCTTTTCGCTCTGAAGCTATTGGTGAATATAACGGCAATGAAGTACCGGTAATGCATGCCTGTGGTCATGATACCCATATGGCGATGCTGATGGGCGCAGCGAAGATCCTGACAGAAATGAAATCTGAGCTGACCGGCAAAATCAAATTTGTGTTTCAGCCGGCCGAAGAGGGCGCGCCAGCCGGTGAAGAAGGCGGTGCCGAGCTGATGGTTAAAGAAGGCGTGATGAAAGATGTGGATGTGATCTTCGGCCTGCATATCAGCTCCGATACCGATGTCGGTGTCGTAGAGTATCGCCACGGCGGCATTATGGCGGCGGTGGATCCCTTTAAAATTGTGGTCAGAGGTAAACAGGCTCACGGCGCCTACCCCTGGCTGAGTGTGGATCCCATTACAACCGCAGCCCAGATTGTGATGGGCCTGCAGACTATCGTCAGTCGGGAACTGCCCCTGACCGAAGATGCGGCCGTAGTGACAATAGGGTCAATTCACGGTGGTAACCGCTCGAATATCATCCCCAATGAAGTGGAACTGGTGGGTACCATACGCACTCTGAACCAGGATATGCGCGATCAGCTGCATCAGGCTGTGCACCGCAAAGCCACCAGTATCGCCGAAAGTATGCGGGCTGAAGCGGAAGTCACCCTGCCGCTGGATTACAGCTACCCGGTTACCTATAACGACCCGGCACTGATGGACAAGATGTTACCAACCCTGCATCGCACAGCAGGCGAGGGTAAGGTTAAAGAAGTGAAGGCCGTCACCGGTGCCGAAGACTTTTCATTTTTCCAGCAGGAAGTGCCTGGGGTTTACTTATTTGTAGGCGGCAAACCACTGGATCTGCCCAGGGAACAAGCCCCGGCTCACCATACCCCTGAGTTTAAAATCGATGAAGCCGGCATGAAGCTGGGGGTTGAACTGCTTACCAACCTGACGCTGGATTATATGAAAAGTGAGGAGTGA